From the genome of Oscillatoria sp. FACHB-1407, one region includes:
- a CDS encoding 50S ribosomal protein L23 translates to MAEIQTRDLADLVRRPLVNEKATRLLEENKYTFEVSPKATKLEIRAAIEQLFDVKVIDVNTYNPPRKQRRVGRFLGYKALYKRAIVTLAPGDSITLFPEV, encoded by the coding sequence ATGGCTGAAATTCAAACTCGTGATTTGGCAGATCTTGTACGTCGTCCTCTAGTTAATGAAAAGGCGACTCGTCTCCTGGAAGAAAATAAATACACCTTTGAAGTCTCTCCAAAGGCAACGAAACTGGAGATTAGGGCAGCGATTGAACAACTATTTGATGTCAAGGTAATTGATGTCAATACTTACAATCCTCCACGCAAGCAGCGACGAGTTGGCCGGTTTCTCGGATACAAAGCCCTCTACAAACGGGCGATCGTAACCCTCGCACCTGGCGATTCCATCACGCTGTTCCCAGAGGTCTAA
- the rpsS gene encoding 30S ribosomal protein S19 translates to MSRSLKKGPFVADHLMKKIEALNIKGEKQVVKTWSRASTVLPQMIGHTIAVHNGRQHVPVYVTEQMVGHKLGEFAPTRTFRGHAKSDKKARR, encoded by the coding sequence ATGTCTCGCTCATTGAAGAAGGGTCCTTTCGTAGCAGATCACCTGATGAAGAAAATTGAAGCTCTTAACATCAAAGGTGAAAAGCAAGTCGTTAAAACGTGGTCACGGGCATCCACTGTGTTACCTCAAATGATTGGGCACACGATCGCTGTTCATAACGGTCGTCAACACGTTCCTGTGTACGTTACGGAACAGATGGTCGGTCACAAACTGGGAGAATTTGCCCCAACTCGCACATTCCGAGGTCACGCTAAGAGTGACAAAAAAGCTCGTCGCTAG
- the rpmC gene encoding 50S ribosomal protein L29 — MALPKISEIRDLSDQELQERIAAARRQLFDLRFQQATRRLEKNHQFKHTRHQLAQLLTVERERLLTTSKSPVAEE, encoded by the coding sequence ATGGCTCTACCTAAAATTTCAGAAATTCGAGATTTGAGTGATCAGGAGCTTCAGGAAAGAATCGCCGCAGCCAGAAGGCAATTGTTTGATTTGCGGTTTCAGCAAGCCACTCGTCGCCTCGAAAAAAATCATCAGTTCAAACATACTCGTCATCAATTAGCCCAACTGTTAACCGTAGAACGGGAAAGATTGTTGACGACTTCAAAATCCCCAGTGGCAGAGGAGTAG
- the rplX gene encoding 50S ribosomal protein L24, translating into MAKSATTRHRMHIKKGDTVQVISGSDKGKVGEILQTFPKTSKVIVKGVNIKTKHVKPQQEGESGQITTSEFPIHSSNVMLYSTKQKVASRICYTLNADGRKVRMLKKTGEIID; encoded by the coding sequence ATGGCAAAATCTGCTACTACTCGTCATAGAATGCACATCAAGAAAGGTGACACTGTTCAGGTCATCTCAGGCTCGGATAAAGGCAAAGTGGGTGAAATATTGCAGACCTTTCCTAAGACGAGCAAAGTAATTGTGAAGGGAGTGAACATTAAAACCAAACACGTCAAGCCCCAGCAGGAAGGCGAGTCTGGTCAAATTACAACTAGTGAATTCCCAATTCATAGCTCTAATGTCATGCTCTATTCCACTAAGCAAAAGGTTGCTAGCCGAATTTGCTACACCCTTAATGCCGATGGTCGTAAGGTGCGGATGCTCAAAAAAACTGGGGAAATCATTGATTGA
- the rpsE gene encoding 30S ribosomal protein S5, which produces MAKNRKSSRAREKETDWQERVVQIRRVTKVVKGGKKLSFRAIVIVGNERGQVGVGVGKASDVIGAVRKGVADGKKHLVDVPLTKSNSIPHPVNGMGGGAKVMMRPAAPGTGVIAGGAVRTVLELAGVRNVLAKQLGSGNPLNNARAAANALASLRTFSEVAEERGVSVENLYA; this is translated from the coding sequence ATGGCTAAAAATCGTAAAAGCAGTCGCGCCCGCGAGAAAGAAACCGATTGGCAGGAAAGAGTCGTCCAGATTCGCCGAGTCACTAAAGTCGTGAAGGGAGGAAAGAAACTCAGCTTCAGGGCGATCGTTATTGTTGGCAACGAGCGCGGTCAAGTTGGTGTTGGGGTAGGCAAAGCCAGTGATGTGATTGGTGCTGTCCGCAAAGGCGTTGCAGATGGCAAGAAGCATCTTGTCGATGTTCCTTTGACAAAATCTAACTCAATTCCTCACCCCGTTAATGGAATGGGTGGTGGTGCCAAAGTGATGATGCGACCTGCTGCTCCTGGTACTGGAGTAATTGCAGGTGGCGCAGTCCGAACCGTCCTGGAGTTAGCTGGGGTTCGCAACGTTTTGGCAAAGCAATTGGGATCGGGTAACCCACTCAACAACGCTAGAGCTGCTGCTAATGCGTTGGCATCGCTTCGTACCTTTTCCGAAGTGGCTGAAGAGCGAGGCGTTTCTGTCGAAAATTTATACGCCTGA
- the secY gene encoding preprotein translocase subunit SecY has translation MVVSRDKAPTAQETFIQMAQAAGLRGRLLVTIGLLILVRLGVFVPIPGIDRVAFQEAIRGSNLGSLIGFIDILTGGFSALGIFALGILPYINASIILQLLTAALPSLEDLQKNEGEAGRRKISQITRYVALGWAVLQSFGVALLVNNYATTPGTLFIVETVIALTAGSMFVMWVGELITERGIGNGASLLIFVSIVSTLPSSLGQTIELAQNGDRSLVGGIIILLLVFLVMIVGIVFVQEGTRRIPIISARRQVGRRMYLEKSSYLPLRLNQGGVMPIIFASAVLFLPASLVQFFPNRGLEQFIQYLSPGHWVYVILYLVLILFFSYFYASITVNPVDMSQNLKKMGASIPGIRPGKATSEYIERVLNRLIFLGAIFLGLVAIVPTAVESATQVRTFQGFGATSLLILVGVAIDTAKQIQTYVISQRYEGMVKQ, from the coding sequence ATGGTTGTCAGTCGAGATAAGGCTCCAACAGCGCAAGAAACGTTTATTCAAATGGCACAAGCTGCTGGCTTGCGAGGTCGGCTGTTGGTCACTATTGGGCTTCTAATTCTGGTGCGTTTGGGAGTTTTCGTTCCTATCCCTGGAATTGATCGAGTTGCTTTTCAAGAAGCCATCCGAGGAAGCAACTTGGGAAGCCTCATTGGTTTCATAGATATTCTGACAGGCGGTTTCTCTGCACTAGGGATTTTTGCGTTGGGAATTCTACCCTATATTAATGCTTCTATTATTTTGCAGTTATTGACAGCAGCTCTTCCTAGCTTGGAAGACTTGCAGAAAAATGAGGGAGAAGCAGGGCGACGTAAGATATCTCAAATCACACGTTATGTAGCTCTAGGTTGGGCTGTTCTACAAAGTTTTGGAGTTGCACTTCTAGTCAATAATTACGCAACAACCCCCGGGACCCTATTTATTGTAGAAACGGTGATCGCCTTGACGGCAGGCTCCATGTTCGTCATGTGGGTTGGTGAGTTAATTACAGAGCGAGGCATCGGTAATGGGGCTTCTTTGCTGATTTTTGTCAGCATCGTCTCGACACTCCCTAGCTCTCTTGGTCAAACAATTGAGCTAGCGCAGAACGGCGATCGCAGTCTCGTTGGTGGAATCATCATCCTGTTGTTGGTTTTCTTGGTGATGATTGTTGGTATCGTGTTTGTCCAGGAAGGAACTCGTCGTATTCCAATTATTTCTGCTCGTCGCCAAGTAGGTCGGCGGATGTATCTTGAGAAGAGCAGTTACTTGCCACTTCGCCTCAACCAAGGTGGGGTGATGCCCATCATCTTTGCTTCTGCGGTTTTATTTCTACCTGCCTCGCTGGTTCAATTTTTTCCCAATCGAGGATTAGAGCAATTCATTCAATACTTAAGTCCAGGACACTGGGTTTATGTAATTTTGTACCTTGTTCTGATCCTATTCTTCAGCTATTTCTACGCCTCGATTACAGTCAACCCTGTTGACATGTCTCAAAATCTCAAAAAGATGGGAGCAAGTATTCCAGGGATTCGACCGGGCAAGGCGACCAGCGAATACATTGAGCGCGTTCTAAATCGTCTGATTTTTCTGGGTGCAATCTTTCTCGGACTAGTAGCGATTGTTCCAACAGCTGTAGAAAGCGCAACTCAAGTTAGGACATTTCAAGGATTTGGTGCAACATCCTTGTTGATTTTGGTGGGTGTGGCGATCGACACCGCCAAGCAGATTCAAACTTATGTAATTTCCCAACGATATGAGGGGATGGTGAAGCAATAG
- the rplD gene encoding 50S ribosomal protein L4, with amino-acid sequence MVDCVIKNWQGEEAGTASLDLRVAKEENAAHVVHRALVRQMNNARQGTVSTKTRSEVSGGGRKPWRQKGTGRARAGSNRSPLWRGGGVIFGPKPRDFSVKMNRKERRLALRTAFQSRVADLIVVEEFNSQLPRPKTKELVQAMARWGVIADDKVLLIVSARDENVYLSARNISNLKLISANNLNVYDLLAADKIVATASAITTIQEVYSDG; translated from the coding sequence ATGGTTGATTGCGTTATTAAAAATTGGCAAGGTGAGGAAGCAGGAACCGCTTCCTTGGATTTGCGAGTTGCGAAAGAAGAAAACGCAGCTCATGTGGTACACCGAGCATTAGTTCGTCAAATGAACAATGCCCGACAAGGCACAGTATCCACTAAGACTCGCTCTGAAGTCAGCGGGGGTGGACGCAAGCCTTGGCGGCAAAAGGGTACAGGTCGTGCGCGTGCGGGTTCAAATCGCTCTCCTTTGTGGAGAGGGGGTGGGGTCATCTTTGGACCCAAACCCAGAGATTTCTCCGTCAAGATGAATCGTAAAGAACGTCGTTTGGCACTGCGAACTGCGTTTCAAAGTCGAGTGGCTGACCTCATTGTCGTTGAAGAGTTTAACAGTCAGTTGCCTCGTCCTAAGACAAAAGAACTGGTACAAGCAATGGCTCGTTGGGGAGTCATAGCGGATGATAAGGTTCTGTTGATTGTATCTGCACGAGATGAGAACGTTTACCTCTCCGCTCGTAATATCAGCAACCTGAAACTGATTTCAGCTAACAACCTCAATGTCTATGACTTGTTAGCAGCAGACAAAATCGTAGCAACCGCTTCTGCCATTACCACTATCCAGGAGGTTTATAGCGATGGCTGA
- the rplP gene encoding 50S ribosomal protein L16, translating to MLSPRRTKFRKQQRGRMTGQATRGNELEFGDFALQALEPCWITSRQIEASRRAMTRYIRRGGKIWIRIFPDKPVTMRPAETRMGSGKGNPEFWVAVVKPGRVLFEIAGVAEPIAREAMRLASYKLPIKTKFVTRQTEES from the coding sequence ATGTTAAGTCCTAGAAGAACAAAATTCCGGAAGCAACAACGCGGACGGATGACGGGTCAGGCGACTCGTGGGAATGAGTTAGAGTTTGGCGATTTCGCTTTACAGGCTCTAGAGCCTTGTTGGATTACGTCGCGTCAGATTGAGGCAAGCCGTCGTGCGATGACTCGTTACATTCGTCGGGGTGGCAAAATCTGGATTCGGATTTTCCCAGATAAGCCTGTTACTATGCGTCCCGCAGAAACTCGGATGGGATCAGGTAAAGGAAATCCTGAATTTTGGGTCGCAGTGGTCAAACCCGGACGGGTTTTATTTGAGATTGCTGGTGTGGCGGAACCGATTGCCCGTGAGGCAATGCGTTTAGCATCATACAAATTGCCCATCAAAACTAAATTTGTTACTCGTCAGACGGAGGAGTCGTAG
- the rpsH gene encoding 30S ribosomal protein S8: MAVNDTIADMLTRIRNANLARHQTTEVPSTKMTRSIAKVLQDEGFITDFSETGEGPKRTLVIALKYKGKNRRPIINALRRVSKPGLRVYSNRKELPRVLGGIGIAIISTSSGIMTDRDARRQGLGGEVLCYVW, from the coding sequence ATGGCGGTTAACGACACGATTGCAGACATGTTGACGCGCATTCGCAATGCCAACTTAGCGCGACACCAGACGACGGAAGTTCCGTCAACCAAAATGACACGTAGCATTGCGAAAGTATTACAGGACGAGGGTTTTATCACCGACTTTTCTGAAACTGGTGAGGGACCCAAGCGGACTTTGGTGATTGCCCTTAAGTACAAAGGGAAAAATCGTCGTCCCATCATCAATGCACTCAGGCGCGTCAGTAAGCCTGGTCTGCGGGTTTATTCCAATCGCAAAGAACTGCCCAGAGTGCTCGGTGGTATTGGTATTGCTATTATTTCGACTTCCAGTGGCATTATGACTGACCGAGACGCTCGTCGCCAGGGGCTTGGAGGCGAAGTGCTCTGTTACGTCTGGTAG
- a CDS encoding adenylate kinase, giving the protein MVRLIFLGPPGAGKGTQATLLAKSFSIPHISTGDILRGAVAERTDLGLKAQAYMDRGELVPDQLLLDMIRNRLNQSDAESGWILDGFPRNIAQADFLDQLLLEIHQSCDAVVNIDVPDEVLVSRLLERGRKDDSEEVIRRRLDVYRSQTAPLIDAYRNRQQLVSVNGNQPIDTVTSELQRLIEHK; this is encoded by the coding sequence GTGGTACGTTTGATTTTTCTAGGTCCACCGGGTGCCGGTAAAGGTACGCAAGCAACACTTTTGGCAAAGAGCTTCTCTATACCTCATATCTCTACAGGCGATATTTTGAGGGGCGCGGTAGCTGAAAGAACCGATCTAGGGCTTAAAGCTCAAGCTTACATGGATCGCGGAGAGTTGGTACCTGATCAGCTTCTTTTAGATATGATCCGGAATCGCTTAAACCAGTCAGATGCAGAATCAGGTTGGATTTTGGATGGTTTCCCAAGAAATATCGCTCAAGCTGATTTTCTAGATCAGTTACTTCTTGAGATTCATCAATCTTGTGATGCTGTGGTCAACATTGATGTACCTGACGAAGTTCTAGTTTCACGGCTTCTGGAACGTGGTCGTAAGGATGATAGCGAGGAAGTCATTCGTAGACGTCTTGACGTTTACCGCAGTCAGACCGCACCTTTAATTGATGCTTATCGTAATCGGCAGCAGCTTGTTTCTGTTAATGGCAATCAACCAATTGATACTGTAACGTCAGAGCTTCAACGACTGATAGAGCACAAATAA
- the rplF gene encoding 50S ribosomal protein L6 — protein MSRIGKRPISVPTKVTVTIDGQHVAVKGPKGELSRTLPPEVEVVQDGENLQVNRRNESRPARQRHGLCRTLVANMVEGVSQGFQRRLEIQGVGYRAQVQGRTLTLSVGYSHPIQIEPPDGIQFAVENNTNVIVSGIDKEVVGNTAAKIRAVRPPEPYKGKGIRYSGEVVRRKAGKAGKK, from the coding sequence ATGTCTCGTATCGGTAAACGCCCTATCAGTGTTCCTACAAAAGTAACCGTTACCATTGACGGTCAACATGTTGCTGTTAAAGGACCAAAAGGTGAGTTGTCTCGCACCCTACCTCCGGAGGTAGAGGTTGTTCAAGATGGAGAAAACCTCCAGGTTAACCGTCGCAATGAATCTCGTCCAGCGCGTCAACGCCATGGTCTCTGCCGTACTTTGGTGGCGAACATGGTCGAGGGAGTATCTCAAGGATTTCAGCGTCGTCTTGAAATTCAAGGGGTAGGTTATCGTGCCCAGGTTCAAGGACGTACCTTGACACTCAGTGTTGGTTATAGCCACCCAATTCAAATTGAGCCACCTGATGGGATTCAATTTGCTGTTGAAAATAATACAAACGTCATCGTTAGCGGTATCGATAAAGAAGTCGTTGGTAATACGGCGGCTAAAATCCGGGCAGTTCGTCCACCTGAACCCTACAAAGGTAAAGGAATTCGGTATTCAGGTGAAGTTGTTAGACGTAAAGCTGGTAAGGCAGGGAAGAAGTAG
- the rplO gene encoding 50S ribosomal protein L15 has protein sequence MRLTDALPKEGSQKRRRRIGRGISAGQGASGGFGMRGQKSRSGRGTRPGFEGGQLPLYRRIPKLKHFTVINRQQYTTINIADLASLPANTQVNLATLMEAGLITSDDGPLKVLGDGELTVPLQVEAAAFTASARTKIEGAGGTCTETD, from the coding sequence ATGAGACTTACAGACGCTTTACCAAAAGAAGGATCCCAAAAACGCCGTCGTCGTATTGGGCGCGGTATCTCTGCTGGACAGGGAGCGAGTGGTGGCTTTGGTATGCGAGGACAAAAGTCACGCTCAGGTCGAGGGACCCGTCCTGGATTTGAGGGGGGTCAGTTGCCTCTGTACCGTCGTATTCCTAAGTTGAAGCACTTTACGGTAATTAACCGTCAGCAGTACACTACGATCAACATAGCTGATTTAGCTAGTCTTCCGGCTAATACTCAGGTTAATTTAGCAACATTAATGGAAGCAGGATTAATCACATCTGATGATGGTCCTTTGAAAGTGCTTGGGGATGGTGAACTAACAGTTCCTCTTCAGGTTGAGGCTGCTGCATTTACTGCATCGGCTCGCACCAAAATTGAAGGAGCTGGCGGCACTTGCACTGAAACTGATTAA
- the rplE gene encoding 50S ribosomal protein L5, which yields MTQKIKALYQDKVIPKLMDQFKYTNIHQVPKVVKVTINRGLGEAAQNAKALEASLSEIALITGQKPVVTRAKKAIAGFKIRKGMPVGIMVTLRSDRMYAFLDRLINLSLPRIRDFRGVSPKSFDGRGNYTLGVREQLIFPEVEYDKVDQIRGMDISIITTANTDEEGRALLKELGMPFRDS from the coding sequence ATGACACAGAAAATTAAAGCACTTTATCAAGATAAGGTGATTCCAAAACTGATGGATCAGTTTAAATACACAAACATCCATCAGGTTCCCAAGGTAGTTAAAGTTACGATCAATCGTGGATTAGGAGAAGCAGCTCAAAATGCTAAAGCATTAGAAGCTTCGTTGAGTGAGATCGCCTTGATTACAGGACAGAAACCAGTTGTAACTCGTGCTAAAAAAGCGATCGCTGGCTTCAAGATCCGCAAAGGAATGCCAGTTGGTATCATGGTCACTCTTCGTTCTGACCGGATGTATGCATTTCTGGACCGATTGATCAATCTTTCTCTCCCTCGCATTCGAGACTTTCGCGGTGTTAGCCCTAAGAGTTTTGATGGTCGTGGAAATTACACATTGGGAGTTCGCGAGCAACTGATTTTTCCAGAGGTCGAGTACGACAAGGTTGATCAGATTCGAGGTATGGATATTTCAATCATTACAACTGCGAATACCGATGAAGAAGGTCGTGCCCTGCTCAAAGAGTTGGGAATGCCTTTCCGGGATAGCTGA
- the rplV gene encoding 50S ribosomal protein L22 — protein MPTTTGQEVKAVARYIRMSPLKVRRVLDQIRGRSYREALIILEFMPYRACEPILKVLRSAVANAEHNEGYTPADLVVSQAYADQGPVLKRYRPRAQGRAYQIRKPTCHITIAVAPGAESDE, from the coding sequence ATGCCAACTACTACTGGTCAAGAAGTCAAAGCCGTTGCTCGATACATCCGAATGTCACCTCTTAAGGTGCGCCGAGTTCTCGATCAAATTCGGGGACGCTCCTATCGAGAAGCGTTGATCATTCTAGAATTTATGCCCTATCGCGCTTGTGAGCCAATTCTGAAGGTTCTACGCTCAGCGGTTGCTAACGCTGAACACAACGAAGGTTACACGCCAGCTGATCTTGTAGTCAGTCAAGCATACGCAGACCAGGGTCCAGTACTCAAGCGTTACCGTCCTCGTGCTCAAGGACGGGCTTACCAAATCCGCAAGCCAACCTGCCACATTACAATCGCGGTTGCTCCTGGTGCGGAAAGCGATGAGTAA
- the rplB gene encoding 50S ribosomal protein L2 — MGIRDYRPYTPGTRQRTDSDFSEITKSKPEKSLTRSFHRAKGRNNRGVITCRHRGGGSKRLYRLIDFRRDKHNIPAQVMSVEYDPNRNARIALLQYEDGEKRYILHPATLAVGTTVIAGPNAPFEVGNALPLGNMPLGTVVHNVELYPGKGGQIVRAAGASAQVVAKEGNFVTLRLPSTEVRLVRRECYATIGQVGNTDARNVSLGKAGRKRWLGRRPEVRGSVMNPVDHPHGGGEGRAPIGRSGPVTPWGKPALGYKTRKKKKLSDALIVRRRRRSSKRGRGGRDA; from the coding sequence ATGGGTATTCGAGATTATCGTCCCTACACCCCCGGCACCCGCCAACGTACTGACTCAGACTTCTCTGAAATTACTAAGAGTAAACCAGAGAAATCCCTCACTCGTTCATTTCATCGCGCCAAAGGTCGTAATAACCGAGGTGTGATTACTTGTCGTCATCGTGGTGGCGGTAGCAAGCGGCTATACCGACTGATTGACTTTCGTCGGGATAAGCATAATATTCCGGCTCAGGTGATGTCCGTCGAATATGATCCAAACCGCAACGCTCGTATTGCCCTACTTCAGTATGAGGATGGTGAGAAGCGATATATTCTTCACCCTGCCACTCTTGCAGTAGGAACAACAGTGATTGCAGGCCCCAATGCTCCATTTGAAGTAGGTAATGCGCTGCCGCTAGGGAACATGCCTCTGGGAACTGTTGTTCATAATGTTGAGCTTTACCCTGGCAAAGGTGGACAAATCGTTCGGGCAGCAGGCGCATCTGCTCAGGTTGTCGCAAAGGAAGGCAATTTTGTTACTCTTCGACTACCCTCAACTGAGGTGCGTCTTGTTCGACGAGAGTGTTACGCAACAATTGGTCAAGTTGGAAATACCGACGCTAGAAACGTTAGTCTCGGCAAGGCAGGTCGTAAGCGTTGGTTAGGGCGTAGACCTGAAGTTAGAGGAAGTGTTATGAACCCTGTAGACCACCCTCATGGTGGTGGTGAAGGTCGTGCTCCAATTGGACGCTCCGGCCCGGTAACACCTTGGGGTAAGCCCGCTTTAGGCTACAAGACTCGCAAGAAGAAGAAGTTGAGTGATGCTCTGATTGTTCGTCGCCGCCGTCGTAGTTCTAAACGGGGTCGTGGCGGACGGGATGCTTAA
- the rpsQ gene encoding 30S ribosomal protein S17 — protein MAVKERVGVVVSDKMQKTVVVAVENRAPHPKYRKIMVRTKRYKAHDEDNKCKVGDRVRIQETRPLSRTKRWTVIDILDNTPEA, from the coding sequence ATGGCAGTCAAAGAAAGAGTGGGTGTTGTAGTCAGCGACAAAATGCAGAAAACGGTTGTCGTTGCGGTAGAGAACCGTGCTCCTCATCCGAAATACCGCAAAATTATGGTTCGCACAAAGCGGTACAAAGCCCACGATGAGGATAACAAGTGTAAGGTGGGCGATCGCGTTCGCATCCAGGAAACCCGCCCGCTTAGCCGCACAAAGCGATGGACTGTGATTGATATTCTCGACAATACACCAGAGGCTTGA
- the rplN gene encoding 50S ribosomal protein L14, which produces MIQQETYLNVADNSGARKLMCIRVLGGNRRYAGVGDVIIAVVKDALPNMAVKKSDVVRAVVVRTRKGLRRDSGMSIRFDDNAAVIINAEGNPRGTRVFGPVARELRDKNFTKIVSLAPEVL; this is translated from the coding sequence ATGATTCAGCAAGAAACCTATCTTAATGTGGCGGATAACAGCGGTGCTCGTAAGCTGATGTGTATTCGTGTGTTGGGTGGCAACCGTCGCTATGCAGGTGTTGGCGACGTGATCATTGCAGTTGTTAAGGATGCGCTCCCTAACATGGCAGTCAAGAAATCTGATGTTGTCCGAGCAGTTGTAGTTCGTACTCGTAAAGGTCTCAGACGTGACAGCGGTATGAGCATCCGATTCGACGATAACGCGGCGGTCATCATTAATGCAGAGGGCAATCCTAGAGGAACTCGTGTGTTTGGTCCTGTCGCTCGTGAATTGCGAGATAAAAACTTCACTAAAATTGTCTCCTTAGCTCCGGAGGTGCTCTGA
- the rplR gene encoding 50S ribosomal protein L18 has protein sequence MKLSRKESTRRRHGRIRRSVLGTTERPRLAVFRSNQHIYAQVIDDSRHHTLVAASTLEPELRQQLETGSNCEASAQIGKLIAERSLQQGIKQVVFDRGGNLYHGRVKALADAAREGGLDF, from the coding sequence ATGAAACTAAGTCGCAAAGAATCAACTCGCCGCCGCCATGGTCGTATTCGACGCAGTGTTTTAGGCACTACCGAGCGTCCTCGATTGGCTGTTTTCCGCTCTAATCAACACATTTATGCGCAGGTAATTGATGATTCACGCCATCACACCTTAGTTGCTGCGTCAACACTAGAACCAGAGTTGAGACAGCAGCTTGAAACAGGGTCAAATTGTGAAGCCTCGGCTCAAATTGGCAAACTGATTGCAGAGCGATCGCTTCAACAAGGAATCAAACAGGTAGTGTTCGATCGAGGTGGCAATCTGTATCATGGTCGGGTCAAAGCTTTAGCAGACGCAGCCCGTGAGGGTGGACTCGATTTTTAG
- the rpsC gene encoding 30S ribosomal protein S3, with the protein MGQKIHPVGFRLGITQEHRSRWFADSGRYPKLLQEDYIIRNFFDKNPLKLKSLESPSISEIRIERKADQIDLEVHTARPGVVVGRGGQGIEELKSGLQRVLGGTDRQIRMNVVEVARVDADAALIAEYIVQQLERRVSFRRVVRQAIQRAQRAGVQGIKIQISGRLNGAEIARTEATREGKVPLHTLRADIDYTYRTAQTIYGVLGIKVWIFKGEIIPGQEEPAPAAGNVQPRRRQQQRRRQQFEDRSNEG; encoded by the coding sequence GTGGGACAGAAGATTCATCCAGTTGGCTTCCGCCTCGGTATTACACAGGAACACCGTTCTCGGTGGTTTGCTGACTCCGGTCGCTATCCAAAGCTATTACAGGAAGACTACATCATTCGTAACTTCTTTGATAAAAACCCCTTGAAATTGAAAAGCTTGGAAAGCCCTAGCATTTCAGAAATTCGGATTGAACGCAAAGCGGATCAGATCGATCTTGAGGTGCACACGGCTCGACCTGGTGTAGTTGTTGGTCGGGGTGGTCAAGGGATTGAAGAATTGAAGTCTGGTTTGCAAAGGGTTTTAGGTGGAACTGATCGCCAAATTCGTATGAATGTGGTGGAGGTTGCTCGTGTTGATGCCGATGCTGCTCTCATTGCGGAATATATTGTCCAACAACTGGAACGTCGGGTTTCGTTCCGTCGGGTTGTTCGGCAGGCAATTCAACGCGCTCAACGTGCCGGAGTTCAGGGAATCAAAATTCAGATCAGCGGTCGTTTAAATGGAGCTGAAATTGCTCGAACTGAGGCAACACGCGAAGGGAAAGTCCCACTGCACACATTGCGTGCAGATATCGACTACACCTATCGTACTGCTCAAACGATTTATGGGGTTTTGGGTATCAAGGTTTGGATCTTTAAGGGCGAAATTATTCCAGGACAAGAAGAGCCTGCACCCGCAGCAGGCAATGTTCAGCCCCGTCGTCGACAACAGCAACGTCGTCGGCAACAGTTTGAAGATCGGTCAAACGAAGGGTAA